Genomic window (Streptomyces cadmiisoli):
GCGTGCCGCGCTCGCCCGACTCGTGACTCAGGGCGTGGACGCCGTAGCGGTCAGCCTGCTGCACTCGTACGCCGATCCGGCGCACGAGCAGCGGATCGCCGTCCTGGCCGAGGCGGAGTTCCCGGGACTGGTGGTCTCGCTCTCGAGTTCCTGCGCACGGGAGTTCCGCGAATACGAACGCACCACCACCACGACGATCGACGCCTTCCTGCGGCCGCGCATCCACCAGTACCTGTCGGACCTGGAGGCGTCGGCCCATGAACTCGGCATCGGGGAACTGCACGTGATGCAGTCCAACGGTGGCATGGTGCCGGCGCGTGCGGCCGCCTCGGCCCCACTGAGCATGCTGCGTTCCGGACCGGCCGCGGGAGTGGCCGGCGCCATCGCGGTCGCCGAGAACGCCGGTGTCGCCAGCATCGTCACCATGGACATGGGCGGCACCAGCACCGACGTCGCGGTCGTGCACGACGGCCGGCCCGAACTGACCACCGAGGTGTCCGCCGACGGCCTGCCGGTGCGGGTGCCGATGGTCGACATCACGGCGGTGGGTGCCGGCGGCGGCAGTCTCGTCGACGTGGACAGCGGTGGCCTGCTCACCGTCGGCCCTCGCTCGGCGGGCGCCGACCCCGGCCCGGTGTGCTACGGCAAGGGCGGTACCCGACCCACCGTCACCGACGCCAACGCCGTCCGGGGACTGCTGCGTCCTGAGACGTTCCTCGGCGGACGCCACACCCTGCACACCGAGGCGGCCCGGGAAGCCCTGCGCCCGCTGGCCGAGCGGCTCGACCGCTCCGTCGAGCAGACCGCCGAGGACGTCTACCAGCTGACCAGCATCGCCATGGCCGGCGCCATCAGGGTCACGACCACGGAACGTGGCTACGACGTCAAGTCCTACACCCTTGTGGCGTACGGCGGCGCCGGCCCCCTGCACGCGGCGACCGTCGCCGAGGAGCTCGGGATGAGCCGTGTGATCATCCCGCCGCACGCCGGTCTGGCCTCGGCTTACGGCCTGCTCACCGCGGGCTTCCGCAGGGAGTTCTCCCAGACTTTCCTGAGCGACGTCTCGGCGCTGCCGGAGGAGGGCCTGCGGCCGGTCATGGCCCAGTTGCGGGCCGTGGCCCGCGATCAGCTCCAGGCCCAGGGAGTTCCCCTGGAGGACGCGGACTTCTCCTTCTCGGCCGACATGCGGTACGAGGGCCAGGGCTTCGAGATGCACGTCGACCTGCCGCACGGCACCGGGACCAGCACCGGGCAGCTGCTGGAGGGTTTCCACGAGGTGCACGCCCGTAGGTACGGGCACGCGGAGAGCTCCCGCGCCGTGCAGGTGGTCACGGTACGGCTGGCTGTGACCCGCCCGCGCCCGCCACTGGTGCTGCCGCGGGTGGACATCGATACGGAGCTTCCGGTCCACACCTCGCCCATCACCGAGAAGGGCACCGTCGTCGAAGCCGTGTTCCGCTCACGCCGAGGTCTCGCCGTCGGTGCCAAGCAGCGGGGACCCGCGGTCATCGAGGACGGGACGTCCACGACGTTCGTGCCGACCGGCTGGTTCGCACACGTCGACGAGCACACGAACCTCCTCCTGGAACGGAGCTGACATGGATCTCGCCCCCAGCCAGCTGAGTGTCATCAAGACCGGGCTGGACGCCATCGGCCGCGAGATGGCGGTCAATCTCCGCCGCTCCGCCATATCCTCCATCGTGCGCGAGGCACGCGACTTCTCCGTGGCCCTCACCGACGCCCGGGGTGAGGTCGTGGCCCAGGCCGAGTGCATCCCCATCATGACCGCGGGCATCGCCCTGGCGCTGCGCGGCATCGCCCAGCACGTCGACCTGTCGGAGCT
Coding sequences:
- a CDS encoding hydantoinase/oxoprolinase family protein, with protein sequence MRIGVECGGTFTDLVVLDDDGVLRATDKVFSTPSHPDQAVTTGLRALSAELRDEAVLLHGSTVATNALIERNGARVGLIVTRGFRDVLELQRQDRTSMYDLTYRKPAPLVPREWVAEVTERLDRTGAVLEPLDDDSVRAALARLVTQGVDAVAVSLLHSYADPAHEQRIAVLAEAEFPGLVVSLSSSCAREFREYERTTTTTIDAFLRPRIHQYLSDLEASAHELGIGELHVMQSNGGMVPARAAASAPLSMLRSGPAAGVAGAIAVAENAGVASIVTMDMGGTSTDVAVVHDGRPELTTEVSADGLPVRVPMVDITAVGAGGGSLVDVDSGGLLTVGPRSAGADPGPVCYGKGGTRPTVTDANAVRGLLRPETFLGGRHTLHTEAAREALRPLAERLDRSVEQTAEDVYQLTSIAMAGAIRVTTTERGYDVKSYTLVAYGGAGPLHAATVAEELGMSRVIIPPHAGLASAYGLLTAGFRREFSQTFLSDVSALPEEGLRPVMAQLRAVARDQLQAQGVPLEDADFSFSADMRYEGQGFEMHVDLPHGTGTSTGQLLEGFHEVHARRYGHAESSRAVQVVTVRLAVTRPRPPLVLPRVDIDTELPVHTSPITEKGTVVEAVFRSRRGLAVGAKQRGPAVIEDGTSTTFVPTGWFAHVDEHTNLLLERS